GAACAATGACACACAataatagaaagagaaaaaaaaggaagaagaaagaagaagatgaagaagataatataatataaaagaaaggataaaagGAAGATGAGGTGGGTGGAATTGTCAGCAAGAGGAGAGttcgagaaaaaaaaatatgttaaggAATTAATAGGAAGTGAAAGATTTGGTTTGTGTCAACttcttaaatttgaattgtaattacaaaagaaatgataattcattcattaaccacaaaaattttaaaaaagggaTGAGAttcattaaaattgaaatggaaattGGCTCGTGGATTAATTTCAGCCACCACTTGCTGTTTTTCATATCTTAATCGGGACCCATTTCCAacccaagttttttttttctttttgttgaagtTTTATATCAACCATATGAATGCCACGTGAGTTacacccaaaaaaaaactttgatttgatATGATTCGATATTTGTGGTGAGAAAAATATgttcaaaaggaaaattgaaaatatcatattcatccacttgttttatgttttatgttttcaaaggTTTAGATTTTTTGATGGGTAAAGGCCAAAGGGGGTTTGGGGTTTGATTGGTTGGTTTTCTTGGCATTGGTAAAGAGTTGCCATTGAATGGGAAGTTTGTTCTGTATAATCAATTTCGATGACAGCatgtaaattttattaataattatatgttcttgttttgtaatatatattgcCTCTGTCCTTTTCTTCCCACTTTTAACTTGCTTTATTTAATATGAAGATAAAAGATGAAGTTGAAGAATTTGGATTCCAATTGTGTGTTATGTTTAAGACTAAACCACACTCTAACTTCAACTCTTGTATGATTGGACATGCATATCATGGAGAATCAAATTCACTTTTCTACTACATTCAAACAAGTTGGTTCTTCCAGCGAATATATGTACTATACTCGTACTAAAAGACGTAAAAAGTGAGGTATTTACtaataaaactatatagttggaaaacacacacacacatatatatattttaaattataatattgatGACGTGTTTTGTGTCGCATCTTAAATTGCACCTTTGTTTACGCAGTCcacttagtttttttttttttaattggatTGTTACATTCTTTAAGAAAACGGATACATTTGATTACTTGAACTCCAACTAGCAAAATTCTTGAAGATGTTCTTGgcattatatttataaacaataaaataataatcattgtTATTAACTAAATATCTGATAAGGTGtcaactattattaataaaccaacaaaaatgtgttttatgttataaGATTTGCATAATTGttgttttataatatattgtaGTTAGGTCATTCGGACATTATCCATCTTCGTACATTTCTTCTTACATTCatatcaaagaaattaaaatatttgaagaaaagaaaaaaagatttgtcaaataaaaaatcattggaatGCACACAAATAAATCATGTTTGCATCTAAACATTTGTCCTATAATTATGTTTACATATTTaatctctaaaatttgaaacattttacCCACAAAGctcataaactaattttaattttgtgtcttATAATtacttattaaaaaattataaaaatggaGTGATCTAATAAATTTGGATTGCAGGTCTAATAATTAACATAACCATGGTTGTCTAAATTAGTATATGAGTTAATATTCTACGAATCCTCATAGCAATAATTTGTTCGagagaaaagttaaaagtaacGGTTCTTATCACCATTGTCCATGGTATAATGACTTTTGTATTTGAATGGTTTTACATGGTCTATAAGTGCAACCATTATAGGTTTCatgatttaataaaaataaatccgttttatttagattaattaGTTTGGTACAAGAAAgacattaaaaacaaaaacaaattaaagtcaaaagaaaactaaagtcaacaaatatacaaatatgtTAGTGGTggacatatttttattttgaatttgaaaaagaaaaagaaattgatgatATATGAGGATGTTTTGGacaataaagagagaaaattaaaaaccaactTCAATAGAAGTTTGGTTTAATTTATGGTGagaataaaatcaaaccaaatgaatgatatataatacatatgcATTAAATTTAGATCTCATGTAgtatttacaacttataaatatttatttaaattagataaataatgAACCGTCTAAATgttacttttatatttaaaaacttattattatcttcaaagtatgttattattatttatacaaatacaaaaaaggcAAACCgtttattgtttaatatatGTGTTAAGGAAAAGACCCATAAACtccataaatttttaaaaaaagaacaaacaaaataaaaattaaaccatttttatgaACATACAAatgtcagttgagctaagctcatgttgacatttttaatatatttttcattttacttgCAATTCTCATTTAGttcatattcaaatttgaaaataaggaaaaaaaattgaatatgcTTGtcagaaaaatatataataatacagtcatagaaaaaataataaaacaaacgAGGAATTTCCGAAATCTTCGCgcatttgttttattatttttaacctATATGTATGCTTTAGGGATTCTGTGATggtctaaaccctaaactatCTGCATGTTCACCATTGGCCTTCAACATTCATCACCACATTTGATCCAAATGACACACAACACTATCATACTCATACTTCACAAGTCTTCAACACTATCTGCATTTCGGTGTTGATTGTTGCCTCCACCCTCTAATAGAAAATCTTCATGACTTTATAACACAcacaatttaaactttgagtTCAATACTATTATCAGTTCAAACTTCAACTTCACCTACTTCATTTCTATTACAATACCACACACCAAACAGATTGAATATatgttctattttatttctacattttgtttttcatttcaaatatgtaTGAGTTTGTTTGTGGACATTTTCTATGCTCTAATTTATCCTATgctaatattataatttgcAAGCTAATTAAGTGTACACATGTATATATGAAAAGGCACGTACgtgaaatatatatctttatattGTGTATATGTTATGTAATTTATcgaaaatttataattgttataattatattaatacataattcattgtatatattcaaaaaaattaaatcaaataagtGTATAGatataacaattttacaaTGTATCAttttatatactaaataatatattagaggtatattttcatttttcagtATATTTATCGatacaaaaaataagtaatgataatattttcGAAAATCAATAGAATTTGTAgaagtagaaaataaaaatgataagcaCTTACATACATTTGTACACAAGTCGaacaacatgaaaaaaaaattagaaaaaagaatcatgTAAGAAACTATATAACAATGACAAcataaaatgaaagtaaatgaaattgagaggttaaaagagaaaataaaccaaatctttactgtttaaaaaaaatgcactatttcacattaaataaataaaatcttaaaacaattaaaaaaatgtattatctAACCTTAAATATACTCCAAAGTAAAtggaataataaattaattagagttttatgaatatttgagcttgatttttttgtaatattataatttattacaCTATTCTattaatgtaaaagaaaagagtgaaTTTATTAAGGTGGAAAGCCCACAGTTGGAAGGAGTGTTCACAgctttgaataaaatataaagcGACGAGATAAAGACTGGGCCATGAAAGGATGGGGCGATTGGGAAAGCAAGAAGACGTGCAATTAGAATGGGCCTAGGCTGAAACTGGAAGCCCAATTAAGAAAGCCTATAAAAGGTTGggataaaaaaggtaaagaGCTTTGATTGGCCTCATAATAAAGATGTCCTGAAAAAGCTGAACCAAACCCCTTAACTCCTCAATTATGCACTTATTGGCtcttatttcttcattttcttttcccctttCTCTTTAATGGTTTTCCCTCTTTGGGGATGCCCATTATTCCATTGCCCTATTTACTCCTTCATACCTTCCCGTGATAACTATTATTGtacatttttacatttataaacTACAtccacttcttctttttcctggAAACCAACAACtgaaatcattttaaaacagAACAGAGTTTTTGTATACTTCCTAAATTCTTAAATAGTTTTTgcttcttcattttccttttaattattcactgtacttgtttatttgtttcttactttaacgttgattaattaatataactatATTGTCAAAAAAAACTGACAAACATTATGCAATAGAAGCAAAAGGGTGAAtgtaagaacaaaaaaaaaaaaaatcatattaaacTTGTGATGAATAGTAGAATTTGAAACAcgtataaagattaaaaaaaggcTATTTTCCCCATTATTAGAACACAGCACCGTAcaagattgaagattgaatTACTTTTTGTAGAAAAGAtgggagagagaagaaaaagagagagagtgaaAGGATTAGTTGGCAATTATTGGTGGACATTGACCATCAAAATCTCGAGAAAGaattaagataaaattgaaaaaatgatgACATTCAACCAACTCTCCCTTCCCGCTAACATAGacacaaaattattcaaatccATCACATTCAATTTTTAACCTCCTAATTCCTACTAAACATCTAAATGATAtactaaacaaataaaagcaaaaatacAAAGCCACAGACAAAATTGGATTTTATTTCCCAacacaaatatttttgggAGTAATGTAATGAAATGGGAGAGTTTTAAGATTGATGTGTGTGACAACGACCACTAAACCAACGCCGTGGgtccattttgattttgggttattctcttttttttatagataaataaaactaaactccAAATAGgaaatcataattaaaagaCTACAAATCTAAGACATTTATGGTGggatatttattaatattataggatgaaattcaaaagaaaagaaggaggGAGGTTTGGGGGGGTTGTATTGTATAGTAATGTGCGGAAAGTAAAAGGGAGGAAAATGACATAATGTTGTGAAAGGGGATTACATTTGGTCACAAATTAGGGGCGAAAGTGataggaagaaagagagagaagggggGGAAAAGGTAAATAAAATCGGTATAGTAtagatttgaaaagaaatggaagtgagcaaaaaaacaagtgcacaaaaaatgaaaaatgtttatgaGTCAGTGAGTTATTTATGACATAGTAAAAGAGtgcttttacatttttctgcCATTCACAACAGCTGAGTGCCATATTCGGCCTCTCCTTTTATGGTAAACCCATTTGATTCCACTTTttccaataaataaataaaccatgtggtaactaatttttttaccatcttattatatttattaataacttgactaatttaaactttcaaaatcatctaaataatatcaatgcaacaattttaatttaagaaaaaaaaaatacaatgtgTGCTTTCTACTATTAAAAAGATGgttttttactattaaaaatgttttattcaATAGTAACAATGGGTgtgatttcttttaagataGTAAGGAGATAgatgttaaatttgatttttttaaaaaaaagaaaaagaaaaaaaaaaagaccgaAAGTGACATTGtagtttgtagttttttttattttattggacTTTGTAAAATAGACTGAGGCTCAATCCTCCAATCATGGTGGTTAGTTTTGGctaaaaacacttttagagaagctttgttttcttttgaaaatctctgtatctttttttaatttttgtataacTATTTCAATCTGTCTTGTACAAGTTTCGAAAGAGAGGAGGTAAGGTGAGGTGATggataaataacaaaagagtAGACGATGaaattacaatttacaattaacaaaattaacatattCCAGATAACGTGTGATGTCAAGCAAATcttttaactatatttttaatttcaatcaaGTGGGTAAATAATGAGCTAGAATGATGACATGTCAATTGTCATAGCTTATAATTGTGACATAGACAATATATTGCCAGGTTAAATATAGACATGCTAATGCTTAAAAAAAGTCTAATGCAAAGCCTAAAATGTGTAGCTTACTTTTGTCCAATTTGTATGCATTGAATATGGAGAAAAAAACTATTGCATCtacataacaaaatattaattaaaaaaaacttttaaaggaaaataaaagtaaaaactaataaaaacccattttgtatatatatatatatataaaaaaaacaaatgtctttaataataattccAAACATgcttctttcaaaaaaataaataaatttgtgaaTAACAACAAggacaatattttttttcttgttttgagaGGTAcaagaatataataatataagcTTTATAGATACAAAAATGTGACTATAATTCACAAATTCATAAAACCATATTGTCAAAGGAGAATATGGAAATATAAAGTTGTAAGTGAGGAAGAAGTGTCTTGGGCAAAAAAGGCAGTCTTAAGTGCAACCATTTTCCCATCACTTTTCACTTTGCTCATAAAGTCCCTACATACTTATGCTTCACTCTATACATATGTTTGACCATTTACCACATCTccattttattcatataatagaccccctttttattttattttttttattttcaatgacAACTTCATATGTTATTACAAATTCATTTAGCCTACTTATATCCTAATTCTCCatccattaattaattaccttcCTTAATTTGGGTTGATTTCGCTTAGCTTCTAATTGGGCTACTTTCTcaggaaaaggaaattaatatTGTATAGGTAATGATTTCacgatttatttttaaaaagcatGGTTACATTtgttaacaaatttaaaaatatatatatataaaaaaggttaaatgtattaaattttgGCTGGGAGATTACATttttaacccttttttttttttatttttcaattccaAACAAAATTGTGATAAATTGTCGATGGAAACCTATAGAAATGATTTAAATCTTCACCCTTCCCTAAAAAAGTGGTTCTCAATAGGGTAGTCATAGTCAAGGTGTTTGAACTCCCACTTTAGTCAGCCAATAAATTgtatgaaatacaaaattaaaggcatacattttataatattaagaggaaatggaaatggaaatgtcCACACAACCAAATGATCAATTCATTCACTCACTCATCAACATCATTATCCTTtcgtatttttttaaagtataatgGAAAGGATTGTCCAATAAACTTATTATGATTGTGTATACTTGTCGGCTAGGGGAATTGATTgtattctattttatatatctctgaagaaaaagaatgtttaaataaataaatagggATCCTTtccaataattaaataaatataactttaatCTCTATTTCGGCTCTCTACATCttcaaatttcacttttttttttcaatttaagaaatcataagtttattatttcgtccattatatatattaaaattacagGAAAAAACATTAGAGTAGTTGTTTTAGTAGGAGTAATGGTATTACATGAAAAAATGAGTATAGTAGTTGATGCTAGTTTTTgacaatttatataaaaaagaagaagaaatagttTAGTGAAAGGCTACTATAGTACTGTTGGAAACAAGATATGAAATGAGGATGAACTCTGTTTGATTGATTGTCATTAATCTACTAATATCTTAATTAAGAAgaagttaattaaaagaattgattTGGGAGTatgaaaaaggaaggaaaggaaataaatatgaaaCGATAAATTGAACAGCGATACATCAAAAGagaattattaataatgaaaaggaaaggaaataataaaagagaggaaaaaaaaagagagggcGTAATAATGATAGAGAAACCCACAATCACATGAGAAGAGAGTAAAACGTGAGGCCCAGCCCATGTCCATTAATTTAACATATTCCCACATTTacccttttccttcttcaaacACTTTCAAACCAAACCCCCATTTCAATTTCCTCCTCTGCGTCTCTTATTCTGAATCTCTCTGTTGCATTTTGTGCGTCACTGTTTCCCTCTCAGTTCTCTGTCCCCTCTCTGGGCCCCTTCCCATCCCACATTATACGCTCTTCGCCGCACCCATTTCCCCATTCTTCTCCCCCAACGTCTCTCTCTTCCATTcactctgttttttttctctcttttgacTGATAATGATATGATCTCTTGATGGCTCCATTCTTGTGTTAATCTTCGTGGGTTTTCGTTTTTCTTCCTAGTTATGAAGcctcttctgtttttttttgtgttcCTTTGCGGTGGTTTGTTTTCCTCCTCCGCCGATACCGGCGCACAAACCCAACTGGAGATTCAGGCATTGATGTcctttaaacttaatttacaTGACCCTCTTGGTGCATTGACTGCTTGGGATTCTTCCACCCCGTTAGCGCCATGTGACTGGCGGGGTGTTGTTTGTACTAATAATCGAGTCACTGAGCTCCGTTTGCCTCGTCTTCAACTCTCCGGCAGGTTGACCGATCAGTTGGCCAATTTGCGGATGCTACGGAAGTTCAGTATCCGGTCTAATTTCTTCAATGGTACGATTCCGTCTTCTTTGTCCAAATGTGCGTTGCTGCGTTCTCTTTTCTTGCAGTATAATTTGTTTTCCGGTGGCCTTCCCGCCGAGTTTGGGAACTTGACTAATCTACATGTATTAAACGTGGCGGAGAATCGTCTATCCGGTGTCATCTCCAGCGACCTTCCGAGTAGTCTGAAATATCTCGATCTTTCGTCAAATGCCTTCTCTGGTCAGATTCCGAGGAGTGTTGTGAACATGACGCAGCTTCAGGTTGTTAATCTCTCTTTCAATAGGTTTGGCGGGGAGATTCCGGCGAGCTTTGGTGAGCTTCAAGAGCTTCAACATCTCTGGCTAGACCATAATGTATTAGAAGGGACGTTGCCTTCAGCTCTCGCGAATTGTTCTTCGCTTGTCCATTTGAGTGTTGAGGGAAATGCTCTTCAAGGGGTGATTCCGGCCGCCATTGGAGCTCTCACGAATCTTCAAGTTATTTCACTCTCGCAGAATGGTCTCTCTGGTTCAGTTCCTTACTCCATGTTTTGCAATGTTTCGTCGCATGCGCCGTCGCTTCGGATCGTTCAACTTGGATTTAATGCGTTCACGGACATTGTCAAACCTCAGACAGCGACGTGTTTTAGTGCTTTACAGGTCCTCGATATTCAACACAATCAGATAAGGGGAGAGTTCCCCTTGTGGTTAACCGGCGTTTCCACTTTGTCAGTCTTGGATTTTTCTGTCAATCATTTCTCCGGCCAGATTCCGTCTGGGATTGGGAATCTTTCTGGATTACAAGAGCTCAGAATGTCGAATAATTCGTTTCACGGTGAGATTCCTTTAGAAATCAAGAATTGCGCCTCGATATCTGTCATTGATTTTGAAGGGAATCGCTTAACCGGGGAGATTCCGTCGTTTTTGGGCTATATGAGAGGTTTGAAACGGTTGTCTCTCGGTGGAAATCGTTTTTCCGGTACTGTTCCGGCCAGTTTGGGAAACCTTTTGGAGCTTGAAATCTTGAATTTAGAGGACAATGGGTTGAACGGAACCTTTCCGCTGGAGCTAATGGGGCTTGGGAATTTAACAGTAATGGAACTCGGTGGGAACAAATTGTCCGGCGAGGTTCCGACTGGCATTGGCAACCTGAGTCGTCTAGAGATTTTGAATCTCAGTGCTAACAGTCTCTCTGGGATGATTCCGTCCAGCCTTGGCAATCTCTTCAAGCTAACAACTCTCGACTTGAGCAAACAAAATCTTTCTGGGGAGTTGCCATTTGAGCTATCTGGTTTGCCTAATCTGCAGGTAATTGCTCTACAGGAAAACAAATTATCTGGGAATGTTCCTGAAGGATTCAGTAGTTTGGTGGGTTTGCGTTATTTGAATCTAAGTTCTAACAGATTTTCGGGTCAAATCCCTTCAAATTATGGGTTTCTTCGATCACTTGTTTCTCTGTCATTATCAGACAATCACATTTCCGGGTTGGTTCCTTCAGACCTTGGTAACTGCTCTGATCTAGAAACTTTGGAGGTCCGTTCAAATGCTCTTTCAGGCCACATTCCGGCGGATCTTTCTCGTTTATCTAATCTGCAAGAGCTCGATTTGGGTAGGAATAATTTGACTGGCGAAATCCCAGAAGAGATCTCAAGTTGCTCGGCTTTAGAATCCCTCCGTCTGAACTCGAATCATCTTTCCGGGCCCATACCAGGGTCGTTGTCAGAGCTCTCAAACTTAACCACGCTGGACCTCTCTTCCAACAATTTGAGTGGTGTTATCCCTGCAAATCTTAGCTCCATTACTGGATTGACGAGCTTAAACGTTTCGAGTAATAACCTAGAAGGCAAAATTCCATCCTTGCTAGGCTCTAGATTCAACAGCTCATCTGTGTTTGCTAATAATTCTGATTTATGTGGGAAACCATTGGCTCGGCATTGTAAAGATACagataaaaaagataaaatgaagAGGTTGATTCTCTTCATTGCAGTAGCCGCCAGTGGAGCTGTCCTCTTGACTTTGTGTTGCTGCTTCTACATTTTCAGCCTGTTGAGATGGCGAAAGAGGCTCAAAGAGAGAGCATCtggagagaagaaaacaagCCCAGCAAGGGTTAGCTCTGCTGGAAGTGGTGGCCGTGGAAGCTCAGAAAATGGAGGGCCAAAGCTTGTGATGTTCAACAACAAGATTACACTAGCGGAAACAATTGAGGCCACGAGACAATTCGATGAAGAGAATGTTCTTAGCAGAACTCGCTATGGATTGGTTTTCAAAGCTTGCTACAATGATGGCATGGTACTCTCAATCCGTCGCCTCTCGAATGGTTCATTAGACGAAAATATGTTCAGAAAAGAAGCTGAAGCATTGGGAAAAATTCGACACCGGAATCTAACTGTTCTTCGTGGCTATTATGCTGGCCCTCCTGATATGCGGCTGTTAGTATACGATTACATGCCTAATGGAAATCTTGCCACTCTCCTTCAAGAAGCATCTCATCAAGATGGTCATGTTCTAAATTGGCCAATGCGGCATCTCATTGCCCTTGGAATCGCCCGTGGCCTGGCCTTTCTTCATTC
This DNA window, taken from Cucumis sativus cultivar 9930 chromosome 6, Cucumber_9930_V3, whole genome shotgun sequence, encodes the following:
- the LOC101203208 gene encoding probable LRR receptor-like serine/threonine-protein kinase At4g36180; translation: MKPLLFFFVFLCGGLFSSSADTGAQTQLEIQALMSFKLNLHDPLGALTAWDSSTPLAPCDWRGVVCTNNRVTELRLPRLQLSGRLTDQLANLRMLRKFSIRSNFFNGTIPSSLSKCALLRSLFLQYNLFSGGLPAEFGNLTNLHVLNVAENRLSGVISSDLPSSLKYLDLSSNAFSGQIPRSVVNMTQLQVVNLSFNRFGGEIPASFGELQELQHLWLDHNVLEGTLPSALANCSSLVHLSVEGNALQGVIPAAIGALTNLQVISLSQNGLSGSVPYSMFCNVSSHAPSLRIVQLGFNAFTDIVKPQTATCFSALQVLDIQHNQIRGEFPLWLTGVSTLSVLDFSVNHFSGQIPSGIGNLSGLQELRMSNNSFHGEIPLEIKNCASISVIDFEGNRLTGEIPSFLGYMRGLKRLSLGGNRFSGTVPASLGNLLELEILNLEDNGLNGTFPLELMGLGNLTVMELGGNKLSGEVPTGIGNLSRLEILNLSANSLSGMIPSSLGNLFKLTTLDLSKQNLSGELPFELSGLPNLQVIALQENKLSGNVPEGFSSLVGLRYLNLSSNRFSGQIPSNYGFLRSLVSLSLSDNHISGLVPSDLGNCSDLETLEVRSNALSGHIPADLSRLSNLQELDLGRNNLTGEIPEEISSCSALESLRLNSNHLSGPIPGSLSELSNLTTLDLSSNNLSGVIPANLSSITGLTSLNVSSNNLEGKIPSLLGSRFNSSSVFANNSDLCGKPLARHCKDTDKKDKMKRLILFIAVAASGAVLLTLCCCFYIFSLLRWRKRLKERASGEKKTSPARVSSAGSGGRGSSENGGPKLVMFNNKITLAETIEATRQFDEENVLSRTRYGLVFKACYNDGMVLSIRRLSNGSLDENMFRKEAEALGKIRHRNLTVLRGYYAGPPDMRLLVYDYMPNGNLATLLQEASHQDGHVLNWPMRHLIALGIARGLAFLHSSSIIHGDVKPQSVLFDADFEAHLSDFGLDRLTIAASAEASTSTLVGTLGYIAPEAVLTGEATKESDVYSFGIVLLEILTGKKPVMFTEDEDIVKWVKKQLQRGQITELLEPGLLELDPESSEWEEFLLGVKVGLLCTAPDPRDRPTMSDIVFMLEGCRVGPDIPSSADPTSQPSPA